In Pseudoliparis swirei isolate HS2019 ecotype Mariana Trench chromosome 9, NWPU_hadal_v1, whole genome shotgun sequence, a genomic segment contains:
- the camkvl gene encoding caM kinase-like vesicle-associated, like: MPFGCLALRDGRNYNSMSDVTDKYEIGQVLRAKEFCELCLAKDRQTDKVFVCKKYLKKDGRKVRKAAKNEIMILKLLNHPNILKLIDTFETRKEYLIIQELATGGDVFDWILDQGNYTERDASNVIRQVLEAVAYLHSLNIVHRNLKLENLMYYTENNHNKVVLRDFYLSRFENGSLTEPCGTPEYLAPEVVARHRYGRPVDCWAVGVIMFILLSGNPPFYDDTEEENTDLHNRIIFCRIVGGEFEFDSPHWDDISPTAKELVCRLMEVDQMLRITAQDALWHEWIAGNGASEKNLKDGVCAQFEKNFAKAKWRKAIRVTTFMQRLKHSEAVNDSSAEAQGSEETGDGEGGVSQGTSDEGDKGTSDGGVTLSSVSLEVTVENTPVGMDQDEGRSKVIEKQGEVKMSRGQSVGTSPSDILEPSYQQSQTNAAPKLAQEEPDKAGAKKTASDGTRKIAANLGQNKIVPESKPTPVMTADPSKVSDCSSSIINDKKHTSTSPDPSSKRKMAATLHGLPPTTPTAGTGSTEKRPATQREPKDVTDGSWCQTQVPEAVAERSVAVTPAMGPGTGVDVVPEVRLRGDASPVGGRDRDARTTDRYSAEFSIARTGPATGQGCYAVGSSASLGRHDTPYNPDIATVGMGMAGCYGSPYSSLYTSAGGVGMYGTGLPHGGGGSSATSDWEMDSVIEQIEKQMAAVLEKIEGDMPSLLEQISDCPAEPPRARSTHASPATSRARSSQHSTTATTATPPTLPTSPRPVLPSIPRLTIPPPSYPPPAPPTQSSHHATGEQEETDGHRDACSSQFPRAGMGRGL; this comes from the exons ATGCCATTTGGGTGCCTTGCCCTGCGAGATGGGCGGAATTACAACAGCATGTCTGATGTCACGGACAAATATGAGATTGGACAGGTCCTCCGAGC GAAGGAGTTCTGCGAGCTGTGCCTGGCAAAGgaccgacagacagacaagGTGTTTGTCTGCAAGAAATACCTCAAGAAAGACGGCAGGAAAGTCCGCAAGGCTGCCAAGAACGAAATCATGATCCTGAAATT GCTCAACCATCCAAACATCCTGAAGCTGATAGACACATTTGAGACCCGGAAAGAATACTTGATCATCCAGGAACT AGCCACAGGAGGAGATGTATTTGACTGGATTCTGGACCAAGGGaattacacagagagagacgctTCCAATGTCATCAGGCAGGTCCTCGAGGCTGTGGCATACTTACACTCCCTCAACATAGTTCACAGGAACCTCAAG CTGGAAAACCTGATGTACTACACagaaaacaaccacaacaaagTAGTTCTGCGAGATTTCTACCTCTCCCGGTTTGAAAACGGATCTCTCACAGAGCCTTGTGGAACACCAGAATACTTAG CTCCTGAAGTGGTGGCTCGTCATCGTTATGGTCGTCCTGTGGACTGCTGGGCTGTGGGTGTCATTATGTTCATACT GTTGTCAGGTAACCCTCCTTTTTATGATGatacagaggaggagaacacagatCTACATAATCGCATCATCTTCTGTCGCATTGTTGGCGGTGAATTTGAGTTTGATTCTCCACACTGGGATGACATTTCACCTACAG CTAAGGAACTTGTCTGTCGACTCATGGAAGTGGATCAAATGCTGAGAATCACCGCGCAGGATGCACTTTGGCATGAATG GATTGCAGGGAATGGTGCATCAGAGAAGAACCTAAAGGATGGTGTGTGTGCCCAGTTTGAGAAGAACTTTGCAAAGGCCAAATGGCGG AAAGCGATCCGTGTCACCACCTTCATGCAGCGATTAAAGCATTCAGAAGCAGTGAATGACAGTTCAGCCGAGGCTCAGGgcagtgaggagacaggagatggGGAAGGCGGTGTGTCCCAGGGAACAAGTGATGAGGGAGACAAAGGGACAAGTGATGGCGGGGTTACTTTAAGTAGCGTGTCTTTAGAAGTTACTGTTGAAAATACACCAGTGGGTATGGATCAGGATGAGGGGAGGAGTAAGGTTATAGAAAAACAAGGTGAGGTGAAGATGAGTAGAGGCCAATCGGTAGGAACTTCCCCATCAGATATTCTTGAGCCTTCTTATCAACAAAGCCAAACAAATGCCGCCCCAAAGCTCGCACAGGAGGAGCCTGATAAGGCCGGTGCAAAAAAAACAGCAAGTGATGGTACCAGGAAAATTGCTGCTAATTTGGGTCAGAATAAAATTGTTCCAGAATCCAAACCGACCCCTGTGATGACAGCTGATCCCTCCAAGGTGTCAGACTGTTCATCAAGCATCATAaatgacaaaaaacacacatccaCCTCCCCTGATCCCAGTAGCAAACGTAAGATGGCTGCAACGCTCCATGGCCTTCCACCCACAACCCCTACAGCTGGAACCGGCTCAACAGAGAAGAGGCCAGCCACACAGAGGGAGCCGAAGGATGTGACTGATGGAAGCTGGTGTCAGACACAAGTACCTGAGGCAGTGGCAGAGCGATCAGTGGCAGTCACTCCAGCAATGGGGCCTGGAACTGGGGTGGATGTAGTACCAGAAGTTAGATTAAGGGGTGATGCTAGCCCAGTGGGTGGAAGGGACAGGGatgccaggacaacagacagataCAGCGCTGAGTTTAGCATAGCAAGGACAGGTCCTGCAACAGGACAGGGTTGTTATGCCGTAGGCAGCTCCGCTAGTTTGGGCCGTCATGACACACCTTACAATCCAGACATTGCTACTGTAGGGATGGGGATGGCAGGTTGCTATGGGAGTCCATATAGTTCCCTGTATACAAGCGCAGGAGGGGTAGGGATGTATGGGACTGGGCTACCACATGGGGGAGGCGGGAGCAGCGCCACAAGCGACTGGGAAATGGACAGTGTGATCGAGCAGATAGAAAAGCAAATGGCCGCAGTGCTGGAGAAGATTGAGGGAGACATGCCCTCGCTGCTTGAACAAATCAGTGACTGTCCTGCTGAACCACCACGTGCCAGGAGCACACACGCCTCGCCTGCCACCTCCCGTGCACGCTCCTCACAGCACTCCACGACTGCAACCACAGCCACTCCTCCGACTCTTCCAACTTCTCCCAGGCCTGTGCTGCCATCTATCCCTCGCCTTACTATCCCTCCACCCTCCTATCCCCCACCCGCCCCACCCACACAATCCTCACACCATGCGACAGGAGAGCAGGAAGAAACAGATGGACATAGGGATGCTTGTTCCAGCCAGTTCCCCAGAGCTGGGATGGGTAGGGGGCTATGA
- the uba1 gene encoding ubiquitin-like modifier-activating enzyme 1 — MSSSPLSKKRRLSGTETKTGSHCSSSNSVRTDLSHTPANGMAKNGNDVEIDEALYSRQLYVLGHEAMKRMQNCNVLISGMRGLGVEIAKNVILGGVKSVTVHDQGVAEWRDLSSQFYLREEDLGKNRAEVSQHRLAELNNYVSVTAYTETLTEDYLTKYQVVVLTNSTLEEQQQMGEFAHSKGIKLIVADTRGLFGQLFCDFGEEMVVYDANGEQPLSAMISMITKDSKGVVTCLDEARHGFESGDYVTFTEVQGMTELNGCQPVEIKVLGPYTFSICETAGFTDYIRGGIVSQVKMPKKISFKPISSSMAEPEFVLTDFAKFDRPGQLHVGFQAIHAFQKKHNHLPAPWNRADGDELLTLAKEVNSAQTGSAKVEQLDDALIKKLSYVASGDLAPINAFIGGLAAQEVMKACTGKFMPTMQWLYFDALECLAEEEGVELTEEECAPRNCRYDGQVAVFGTKLQDMLAKQRYFLVGAGAIGCELLKNFAMIGLAAGEGEVIVTDMDTIEKSNLNRQFLFRPSDVTKMKSDTAATAVRQMNPSFRITGHQNRVGPETERVYDDDFFESLNGVTNALDNVDARMYMDRRCVYYRKPLLESGTLGTKGNVQVVIPFLTESYSSSQDPPEKSIPICTLKNFPNAIEHTLQWARDEFEGLFKQPPENALQYLSDPKFMERTLKLPGAQPVEVLEAVYKSLVTDCPHSWADCVAWARNHWQCQYNNNIRQLLHNFPPEQLTSSGAPFWSGPKRCPHHLEFSTSDELHMDYVVAGANLFAQTYGMPGSTDRAGVIKILQEVKVPQFTPRSGVKIHVSDQELQNSNCSVDDCRLEELKVQLPSPESSSFKLCAIDFEKDDDTNFHMDFIVASSNSRAENYNIPATDRHKSKLIAGKIIPAIATTTSAVVGLVCLELIKIVQGHKKLESFKNGFMNLALPFFGFSEPIAAPTHKYYDIDWTLWDRFEVTGLRSNGEEMTLRQFLDYFKNEHKLEITMLSQGVSMLYSFFMPAAKLKERLDLPMTEIVTKVSKKKLGKHVKALVFELCCNDMSDEDVEVPYVRYTIR; from the exons ATGTCCAGCTCGCCGCTGTCCAAGAAGCGTCGCTTGTCAGGAACAGAGACGAAGACGGGAtcccactgctcctcctctaacTCAGTCAGAACTGATCTGTCCCACACACCTGCCAAC GGCATGGCTAAGAATGGCAATGATGTTGAGATTGATGAAGCCCTGTACTCCAGACAACT TTATGTTTTGGGCCATGAAGCTATGAAGCGAATGCAGAACTGCAATGTCCTAATCTCTGGGATGAGAGGTCTTGGAGTAGAGATTGCAAAGAACGTCATCCTGGGAGGAGTTAAAAGTGTCACTGTGCATGACCAAGGAGTTGCAGAATGGAGAGACCTCTCTTCTCAG TTTTACCTTCGGGAGGAGGACCTGGGGAAGAACAGAGCCGAGGTGAGTCAGCACCGCCTGGCTGAACTCAACAACTACGTTTCTGTGACCGCCTACACCGAAACACTCACTGAAGACTATCTGACCAAGTACCAG GTGGTAGTGCTGACTAACTCCACTCTAGAAGAGCAGCAGCAAATGGGAGAGTTCGCCCACAGCAAAGGAATCAAGCTGATTGTCGCAGACACGCGTGGTCTTTTTGG CCAGCTATTCTGTGACTTTGGTGAGGAGATGGTGGTGTATGACGCTAATGGAGAACAACCATTGAGTGCCATGATTTCCATGATAACCAAG GACAGTAAAGGGGTTGTGACATGTCTTGATGAGGCTCGCCATGGCTTTGAGAGTGGAGACTATGTCACCTTCACAGAGGTTCAGGGTATGACGGAGCTCAATGGCTGCCAGCCAGTGGAAATTAAAGTTCTCG GTCCCTACACATTCAGCATCTGTGAGACAGCTGGTTTTACAGATTACATAAGAGGAGGAATTGTTTCCCAGGTCAAGATGCCCAAGAAGATCTCTTTC AAACCCATCTCTTCCTCGATGGCTGAGCCAGAGTTCGTTCTGACAGACTTTGCCAAGTTTGACCGTCCAGGACAGCTGCATGTGGGCTTCCAGGCTATCCATGCCTTCCAGAAGAAACACAACCACCTTCCTGCACCGTGGAACCGG GCTGATGGTGATGAGCTATTGACATTAGCCAAAGAGGTGAACTCTGCCCAGACGGGGTCAGCTAAAGTAGAGCAGTTGGATGACGCGCTTATCAAGAAGCTGTCGTATGTTGCATCTGGTGACCTGGCCCCTATCAATGCCTTCATTGGAGGTCTGGCTgcacaggaagtgatgaag GCATGCACTGGAAAATTTATGCCAACAATGCAGTGGCTGTACTTTGATGCCCTGGAGTGCCTAGCGGAGGAGGAAGGCGTCGAGCTCACAGAGGAAGAATGTGCCCCA AGGAACTGTCGATATGATGGGCAGGTTGCAGTGTTTGGCACCAAGCTGCAGGATATGCTAGCCAAACAGCGCTACTTCCTG GTTGGAGCTGGGGCCATTGGCTGCGAGCTGTTGAAGAACTTTGCCATGATTGGACTGGCAGCCGGGGAAGGCGAGGTCATTGTGACAGACATGGACACCATAGAGAAGTCCAACCTCAACAGACAGTTCCTCTTCAGACCCTCCGACGTTACG AAAATGAAGAGTGACACAGCAGCTACTGCAGTGAGGCAGATGAACCCCTCCTTCAGGATCACGGGTCACCAGAACAGGGTGGGCCCCGAAACAGAGAGGGTCTATGACGACGACTTCTTTGAAAGCCTTAATGGAGTGACTAATGCACTGGATAATGTTGATGCAC GTATGTACATGGATCGGAGGTGCGTGTACTACCGTAAACCCTTACTGGAGTCTGGTACTCTGGGTACCAAAGGCAATGTCCAGGTGGTGATCCCCTTCCTCACAGAGTCGTACAGCTCCAGCCAAGACCCACCTGAGAAGTCCATCCCCATCTGTACCCTCAAGAACTTCCCAAATGCTATTGAACATACATTGCAG TGGGCCCGCGATGAGTTTGAGGGACTATTCAAACAGCCGCCAGAGAATGCCTTGCAGTACTTGTC AGATCCTAAATTCATGGAGCGTACTCTGAAACTCCCTGGAGCGCAGCCTGTGGAGGTGCTGGAGGCTGTTTACAAGAGTCTTGTCACAGACTGCCCCCACAGCTGGGCTGACTGTGTAGCCTGGGCACGCAACCACTGGCAGTgccaatacaacaacaacatccgtCAGCTACTGCACAACTTCCCCCCAGAGCAG ctaaccagctctgGTGCCCCCTTCTGGTCTGGTCCAAAAAGGTGTCCTCACCATTTAGAATTCAGCACTAGCGAT GAGCTGCACATGGATTATGTCGTGGCAGGAGCCAACCTGTTTGCTCAGACTTACGGCATGCCAGGAAGCACTGATCGTGCAGGTGTGATAAAGATCTTGCAGGAGGTGAAGGTGCCACAATTCACCCCTCGTTCAGGGGTTAAAATCCATGTCTCTGATCAGGAGCTGCAGAATAGCAATTGCTCTGTCG aTGACTGCAGActggaggagctgaaggtccAGCTCCCTTCCCCTGAGTCTTCTAGCTTCAAACTGTGTGCCATTGACTTTGAGAAG GATGATGACACCAACTTCCACATGGACTTCATTGTAGCATCATCCAACTCGAGAGCAGAGAACTACAACATTCCcgccacagacagacacaag AGCAAGCTGATAGCTGGCAAGATCATTCCTGCCATCGCCACTACCACGTCCGCAGTGGTTGGTCTGGTGTGCCTGGAGCTCATCAAGATTGTCCAAGGACACAAGAAGTTGGAATCTTTCAAGAACGGCTTCATGAACTTGGCCCTGCCTTTCTTTGGCTTCTCTGAGCCCATCGCTGCTCCCACACACAAG TACTATGACATTGACTGGACGTTGTGGGATCGCTTCGAGGTCACAGGGTTGCGGTCCAATGGGGAGGAGATGACACTCAGACAGTTCCTGGATTACTTTAAA AATGAGCACAAGTTGGAGATCACCATGCTGTCTCAAGGAGTGTCCATGCTCTATTCCTTCTTCATGCCTGCTGCCAAACTCAAAGAGAGACTGGACTTGCC GATGACTGAGATTGTCACCAAGGTGTCCAAAAAGAAGCTGGGCAAGCATGTGAAGGCCTTGGTATTTGAGCTGTGCTGTAACGACATGTCAGACGAAGACGTGGAAGTGCCCTATGTCAGATACACCATCCGTTGA
- the arhgef3l gene encoding rho guanine nucleotide exchange factor (GEF) 3, like isoform X1 has protein sequence MEVEETGKTRTSCAATLETPSIPCDLAGKKRKQDPEPVVRIIVDEKDDEEDEEGEMMSDPMRYSEEPSTKRVKPVVKSNSLTGLITPVKTPALKRIGQSISRSISFRTEARPLPPAPLRSRTKASSFPRRRNSQCWSDTVESHNLTAKEIKRQEVIYELTQGERQLIEDLSLLKKVYYEPMLKLDIMTESELGQIFGTLDSLIPLHQDLLSRLERLKGSEKTIGQVGPTLMNWFPCLEAYVTYCCNQVGAKALLDQKKHDKRVEHFLRLCQESSFSRKLDLWNFLDLPRSRLVKYPLLLKEIQKCTPPEHPDEDFLPDALQLIQSIVAEVNKKTGEAECQFFRRCLVYLEESQRLQEIQLSRFLYCHGELKNNKGQRVHVFLFELALVLTRPGEDREGGQVFHVYRQPLPNALINLEEIPDGEAGGGGTFRGAFTGGNDKVKNCFRVSSRGRSKARPYSLQANDSFSKQQWITCLRQAIVRSRDGTARPSQSQRSLPPDPALYHIAQLSLSSDTEMADHTR, from the exons ATGGAAGTAGAAGAGACCGGTAAAACGAGGACTTCCTG tGCCGCAACATTAGAGACTCCCTCCATCCCCTGTGACCTTGCTGGG aagaagagaaaacaagacCCTGAACCTGTGGTGAGAATCATAGTG GATGAAAAGGacgatgaggaagatgaggagggtgAGATGATGTCCGACCCCATGAGGTATTCAGAG GAGCCCAGTACCAAAAGGGTCAAACCTGTGGTGAAGTCCAACAGCCTAACCGGTCTCATAACCCCGGTGAAGACCCCTGCTCTGAAACGCATCGGACAGTCTATTTCG CGGTCTATTAGTTTTCGCACGGAGGCTCGACCTTTGCCCCCGGCTCCGCTCCGCTCTCGCACAAAGGCCTCGTCGTTTCCACGCCGACGCAACAGCCAGTGCTGGAGTGACACTGTGGAGAGCCATAACCTCACTGCCAAGGAGATCAAACGACAAGAG GTGATCTATGAGCTGACTCAGGGGGAGAGGCAACTCATTGAAGACCTCAGCCTGCTCAAGAAG GTCTACTATGAGCCCATGCTCAAGTTGGACATCATGACAGAGAGTGAGCTTGGACAGATCTTTGGTACACTGGATTCTCTCATTCCTCTCCATCAAG ATCTTCTGAGTCGTCTCGAGCGGCTGAAGGGATCAGAGAAGACCATCGGACAGGTGGGGCCTACCTTGATGAACTGG TTCCCTTGCCTGGAGGCCTATGTTACCTACTGCTGTAACCAGGTGGGGGCTAAAGCCCTGCTGGACCAGAAGAAGCATGATAAAAGAGTTGAGCACTTCTTGCGTCTGTGTCAGGAGTCCTCGTTCAGCAGGAAACTGGACCTGTGGAACTTCCTGGATCTTCCCCGAAGCCGTTTGGTTAAATACCCCTTGCTGCTGAAAGAGATCCAGAAGTGCACGCCTCCAGAGCACCCGGATGAGGACTTCCTGCCCGATGCT TTGCAACTAATCCAGAGCATCGTGGCGGAGGTGAACAAGAAGACGGGCGAGGCTGAGTGTCAGTTCTTCAGGCGCTGCCTTGTTTACCTCGAAGAGAGTCAGAGACTACAAGAGATCCAGCTGTCCCGCTTCCTGTACTGCCACGGAGAGCTCAAGAACAACAAGGGCCAG CGGGTGCACGTCTTCCTGTTTGAGCTGGCCTTGGTGCTGACCAGGCCgggggaggacagagagggaggtcaGGTGTTCCATGTGTACAGACAGCCTCTGCCCAATGCCTTGATAAATCTGGAGGAGATCCCAGATGgggaggctgggggagggggCACCTTCAGGGGAGCCTTCACTGGAGGCAATGATAAAG TGAAAAACTGTTTCCGTGTGAGCAGCAGAGGGCGCTCCAAAGCTCGCCCGTACAGCCTGCAGGCCAACGACTCCTTCAGCAAGCAGCAGTGGATCACCTGCCTGCGCCAAGCCATCGTCCGGTCACGAGATGGGACCGCTCGGCCCAGCCAGTCGCAGCGCTCCCTTCCCCCTGATCCCGCCCTGTATCACATAGCTCAGCTCAGCCTCAGCTCAGACACAGAAATGGCTGATCATACCCGCTGA
- the arhgef3l gene encoding rho guanine nucleotide exchange factor (GEF) 3, like isoform X2, producing the protein MEVEETGKTRTSCAATLETPSIPCDLAGDEKDDEEDEEGEMMSDPMRYSEEPSTKRVKPVVKSNSLTGLITPVKTPALKRIGQSISRSISFRTEARPLPPAPLRSRTKASSFPRRRNSQCWSDTVESHNLTAKEIKRQEVIYELTQGERQLIEDLSLLKKVYYEPMLKLDIMTESELGQIFGTLDSLIPLHQDLLSRLERLKGSEKTIGQVGPTLMNWFPCLEAYVTYCCNQVGAKALLDQKKHDKRVEHFLRLCQESSFSRKLDLWNFLDLPRSRLVKYPLLLKEIQKCTPPEHPDEDFLPDALQLIQSIVAEVNKKTGEAECQFFRRCLVYLEESQRLQEIQLSRFLYCHGELKNNKGQRVHVFLFELALVLTRPGEDREGGQVFHVYRQPLPNALINLEEIPDGEAGGGGTFRGAFTGGNDKVKNCFRVSSRGRSKARPYSLQANDSFSKQQWITCLRQAIVRSRDGTARPSQSQRSLPPDPALYHIAQLSLSSDTEMADHTR; encoded by the exons ATGGAAGTAGAAGAGACCGGTAAAACGAGGACTTCCTG tGCCGCAACATTAGAGACTCCCTCCATCCCCTGTGACCTTGCTGGG GATGAAAAGGacgatgaggaagatgaggagggtgAGATGATGTCCGACCCCATGAGGTATTCAGAG GAGCCCAGTACCAAAAGGGTCAAACCTGTGGTGAAGTCCAACAGCCTAACCGGTCTCATAACCCCGGTGAAGACCCCTGCTCTGAAACGCATCGGACAGTCTATTTCG CGGTCTATTAGTTTTCGCACGGAGGCTCGACCTTTGCCCCCGGCTCCGCTCCGCTCTCGCACAAAGGCCTCGTCGTTTCCACGCCGACGCAACAGCCAGTGCTGGAGTGACACTGTGGAGAGCCATAACCTCACTGCCAAGGAGATCAAACGACAAGAG GTGATCTATGAGCTGACTCAGGGGGAGAGGCAACTCATTGAAGACCTCAGCCTGCTCAAGAAG GTCTACTATGAGCCCATGCTCAAGTTGGACATCATGACAGAGAGTGAGCTTGGACAGATCTTTGGTACACTGGATTCTCTCATTCCTCTCCATCAAG ATCTTCTGAGTCGTCTCGAGCGGCTGAAGGGATCAGAGAAGACCATCGGACAGGTGGGGCCTACCTTGATGAACTGG TTCCCTTGCCTGGAGGCCTATGTTACCTACTGCTGTAACCAGGTGGGGGCTAAAGCCCTGCTGGACCAGAAGAAGCATGATAAAAGAGTTGAGCACTTCTTGCGTCTGTGTCAGGAGTCCTCGTTCAGCAGGAAACTGGACCTGTGGAACTTCCTGGATCTTCCCCGAAGCCGTTTGGTTAAATACCCCTTGCTGCTGAAAGAGATCCAGAAGTGCACGCCTCCAGAGCACCCGGATGAGGACTTCCTGCCCGATGCT TTGCAACTAATCCAGAGCATCGTGGCGGAGGTGAACAAGAAGACGGGCGAGGCTGAGTGTCAGTTCTTCAGGCGCTGCCTTGTTTACCTCGAAGAGAGTCAGAGACTACAAGAGATCCAGCTGTCCCGCTTCCTGTACTGCCACGGAGAGCTCAAGAACAACAAGGGCCAG CGGGTGCACGTCTTCCTGTTTGAGCTGGCCTTGGTGCTGACCAGGCCgggggaggacagagagggaggtcaGGTGTTCCATGTGTACAGACAGCCTCTGCCCAATGCCTTGATAAATCTGGAGGAGATCCCAGATGgggaggctgggggagggggCACCTTCAGGGGAGCCTTCACTGGAGGCAATGATAAAG TGAAAAACTGTTTCCGTGTGAGCAGCAGAGGGCGCTCCAAAGCTCGCCCGTACAGCCTGCAGGCCAACGACTCCTTCAGCAAGCAGCAGTGGATCACCTGCCTGCGCCAAGCCATCGTCCGGTCACGAGATGGGACCGCTCGGCCCAGCCAGTCGCAGCGCTCCCTTCCCCCTGATCCCGCCCTGTATCACATAGCTCAGCTCAGCCTCAGCTCAGACACAGAAATGGCTGATCATACCCGCTGA